A section of the Veillonella criceti genome encodes:
- a CDS encoding AEC family transporter: MSLFLHIFWTSVVPILVLVAVGFILDKNFNLDLRSLSKLNFFILLPAYVFRSLYTAHLTTESIGISVCAFIILFSNSFMALGVSKFFGYDRKKTQIVRNATMFNNGGNIGVAIATFVFSNMPYIVDGQTPYLEAGIVAVIATFIIQTIFCNTLGFYQAGSGLLTRHDALKLVFHMPVLYAAPAALLARLIPYDLTTLVLWSPLNIFASAFVGMAMITLGVQMSRTPYNFFKKDVMVTTSLRLIGGPILACVVMLLYIFLYKPVDPIAAQAIIITYSVPSAVNTALIAFEMKNNPEFATQVVMSTTLLSAITMPLAILFAYYTFPI; the protein is encoded by the coding sequence TTGTCATTATTTCTGCATATCTTCTGGACAAGTGTCGTTCCAATTTTAGTCTTAGTGGCTGTAGGCTTTATTTTGGATAAAAATTTCAATCTTGACTTACGCTCATTGAGCAAATTAAATTTTTTTATTTTGCTCCCAGCCTATGTATTTAGGTCTCTATATACAGCTCATCTAACAACAGAAAGTATTGGCATTTCAGTATGTGCCTTTATTATTTTATTCTCCAATAGTTTTATGGCCTTAGGCGTCTCCAAATTTTTTGGCTATGATCGAAAAAAGACGCAAATCGTACGCAATGCCACCATGTTTAATAATGGTGGTAACATTGGGGTGGCCATAGCTACCTTCGTGTTCTCCAATATGCCCTACATTGTTGATGGGCAAACACCGTACTTAGAAGCTGGCATCGTAGCCGTTATTGCTACATTTATTATTCAGACTATCTTCTGTAATACTTTAGGCTTTTATCAAGCTGGCTCCGGCCTTTTAACACGCCACGATGCGCTAAAACTCGTATTCCACATGCCTGTATTATATGCGGCCCCAGCCGCTTTGTTAGCGCGCCTAATTCCCTATGATTTAACAACATTAGTCCTATGGTCTCCACTCAACATCTTTGCCAGTGCTTTTGTTGGAATGGCCATGATTACCTTAGGCGTTCAAATGAGTCGTACTCCTTATAATTTCTTCAAAAAGGATGTTATGGTAACAACGTCCTTACGACTAATCGGTGGTCCTATTCTCGCCTGCGTCGTTATGCTACTATATATCTTCCTTTATAAACCAGTGGATCCTATAGCAGCACAAGCTATTATTATTACTTATAGCGTACCATCAGCTGTTAATACAGCCCTCATTGCTTTTGAAATGAAAAACAATCCAGAATTTGCTACCCAGGTAGTTATGTCAACAACATTACTCTCCGCCATAACCATGCCGTTAGCCATTCTCTTTGCTTATTATACCTTCCCTATTTAA
- the argC gene encoding N-acetyl-gamma-glutamyl-phosphate reductase, translated as MIKVSIIGATGYAGAELVKLLLQHPKVTLTHVTSESHQGLALSEVYPHLFGLTNLILESLQNLPTIANDSDFIFIALPHGHAMKVGLALQDTPVRIIDLGADYRFNDTTIYETWYHVPHTHPNAPSVYGLAELNREAIKTAKIIGNAGCYTTASILALAPLIQHKLIDTNSIIIDAKSGTSGAGRSPKQDTHYPEFYDAFKAYGVATHRHTPEIEQALSDLNGAPLLINFTPHLVPMSRGILATAYATLHAKVTDDDVTKTFETMYGKEPFVRLRGEGAYPNTKYVRGSNFIDLGWHIDPRTHRVIVLSAIDNLVKGAAGQAIQNLNIACGYEETTGLQLVPMYP; from the coding sequence ATGATCAAAGTAAGTATTATTGGCGCCACTGGCTATGCAGGCGCTGAATTAGTCAAATTATTATTACAACATCCAAAAGTAACATTAACCCACGTAACCTCTGAAAGTCATCAGGGCCTAGCACTAAGCGAAGTCTATCCCCATTTATTCGGACTGACTAACTTAATCTTAGAAAGCCTCCAAAACTTACCCACTATCGCTAATGATAGTGATTTTATCTTCATCGCCTTGCCTCATGGTCACGCTATGAAAGTTGGCCTAGCTTTACAGGATACCCCCGTCCGAATCATCGATTTAGGTGCAGATTATCGTTTCAACGATACCACAATCTATGAAACCTGGTACCATGTGCCTCATACCCATCCCAATGCACCTAGCGTATACGGATTAGCCGAGTTAAATCGTGAAGCCATTAAAACCGCCAAAATCATCGGCAACGCGGGGTGCTATACAACAGCTTCTATCTTAGCATTAGCCCCCTTAATACAACATAAACTCATCGATACAAACTCAATAATCATTGATGCCAAATCAGGAACCTCTGGTGCCGGACGGTCACCGAAACAAGATACACACTATCCTGAATTTTATGATGCCTTTAAAGCCTACGGTGTAGCCACTCATCGGCATACACCTGAAATAGAACAAGCTTTAAGTGATTTAAACGGAGCTCCTTTACTGATTAACTTCACACCGCATCTAGTTCCTATGAGTCGCGGTATTTTAGCTACAGCCTATGCAACATTACATGCCAAAGTTACAGATGATGACGTAACAAAAACCTTTGAAACAATGTATGGTAAGGAACCCTTTGTCCGATTACGAGGTGAAGGGGCCTACCCTAATACAAAATATGTACGCGGTTCCAATTTCATTGATTTAGGTTGGCATATAGATCCACGAACGCACCGTGTCATTGTTCTCAGCGCTATCGATAATTTAGTAAAAGGCGCCGCTGGTCAAGCCATCCAAAACTTAAACATTGCTTGTGGTTACGAAGAAACAACTGGCTTACAACTAGTTCCTATGTATCCATAA
- the argJ gene encoding bifunctional glutamate N-acetyltransferase/amino-acid acetyltransferase ArgJ, translating into MKQTITLDTMSHGVTYAKGFQAIGIQAGLKKSGKHDLALIYTDKKAAVAGTFTQNKVAAAPVYVSKETVATGTAHAIISNSGCANACTGAQGLADAHTMAKATAEALHCSPNDIIVGSTGIIGQQLPINDITKAIPTLVNSLSFEGTELAGKAILTTDTYSKTASTHFTIDGKDIHMGAIAKGSGMIRPNMATMLCYITTDIAITPTLLQKALHACVNKSFNMISVDGDMSTNDMAIVLANGAAENTLIDTENSDFYLFQEALMAITVSLAKQIAADGEGASKFITINVEGATDFENAKLVGMTIANSPLVKTAFFGEDPNWGRLICAAGYAGAPMNPDTTVLKIGGIIIFKNGMGAVYNEKKLQDIMSAHDITVTVELDEGEAQATVWTCDLTYDYVKINGEYHT; encoded by the coding sequence ATGAAACAAACCATTACTTTAGATACAATGTCTCACGGTGTTACCTATGCCAAAGGATTTCAAGCCATCGGCATCCAAGCTGGTTTAAAGAAAAGTGGCAAACATGACTTAGCTCTTATTTATACCGATAAAAAAGCAGCCGTAGCCGGCACTTTCACCCAAAATAAAGTAGCCGCAGCGCCTGTCTATGTCTCCAAAGAAACCGTGGCAACTGGTACCGCTCATGCTATCATTTCTAACTCAGGTTGTGCCAACGCTTGTACCGGTGCGCAAGGCTTAGCCGACGCACACACTATGGCCAAAGCAACCGCTGAAGCTCTTCATTGTTCACCAAATGACATCATCGTCGGTTCTACAGGTATAATTGGTCAACAACTACCAATTAACGATATAACTAAAGCCATTCCTACCTTAGTCAATAGCTTATCCTTTGAGGGTACCGAATTGGCAGGCAAAGCTATCCTTACAACGGATACTTACTCTAAAACTGCAAGCACACATTTTACAATTGACGGCAAAGACATTCATATGGGTGCCATTGCTAAAGGTTCCGGTATGATTCGTCCTAACATGGCAACTATGCTTTGTTACATCACCACCGATATCGCTATTACGCCTACCCTCTTACAAAAAGCCTTACACGCCTGTGTTAATAAATCATTTAACATGATTTCCGTAGACGGCGATATGAGCACTAATGATATGGCCATTGTACTCGCTAATGGAGCCGCTGAAAATACACTTATTGATACAGAAAACAGCGATTTTTACTTGTTCCAAGAAGCCCTCATGGCTATCACTGTGTCGCTTGCTAAACAAATTGCTGCCGATGGCGAAGGGGCTAGTAAATTTATTACTATCAATGTCGAAGGAGCCACTGATTTCGAAAACGCTAAATTAGTAGGTATGACCATTGCGAACTCACCGCTCGTAAAAACAGCCTTCTTTGGTGAAGATCCAAACTGGGGCCGCCTTATCTGTGCAGCTGGTTACGCCGGAGCGCCTATGAATCCTGATACTACAGTTCTAAAAATTGGTGGTATTATCATTTTTAAGAATGGCATGGGTGCCGTTTATAACGAAAAGAAACTCCAAGATATTATGAGTGCTCATGATATTACGGTCACGGTAGAACTCGACGAAGGAGAGGCCCAAGCTACTGTTTGGACCTGCGACCTAACCTATGATTATGTAAAAATTAATGGTGAATATCATACCTGA
- the argB gene encoding acetylglutamate kinase codes for MINELNDINIATVHNPAEIAAHTTLSAASKASILIEALPYIQKFAGKTMVIKYGGNAMISEELKNKVMQDIALMKCIGIRPVLVHGGGPDITDFLEKIGKTSTFVSGLRVTDAETVTIAQMVLGGKINAEIVSRLNSLGIPAIGLTGKDANLLKAHKKLAEIHEANGQTNHVDIGFVGEVTAVNTQLINDLLDNGYVPVISPIGAGKGETTYNINADYVAAEVAGALGAEKLLMLTNTKGIYTSLDDPKSFLSSIPQAEATIMIENGTIQGGMIPKVEAVLHALQCGTKRVSIIDGREPHALLLELFTNKGIGTEII; via the coding sequence ATGATTAACGAACTTAACGATATTAATATAGCCACGGTCCATAACCCTGCTGAAATCGCTGCCCATACTACCTTGAGTGCCGCTAGCAAAGCCTCCATCCTAATTGAAGCTCTCCCCTATATTCAAAAATTCGCCGGTAAGACAATGGTCATCAAATATGGTGGCAATGCTATGATTAGCGAAGAACTAAAAAATAAAGTCATGCAAGACATTGCCCTCATGAAATGTATTGGCATTCGCCCTGTCCTCGTCCATGGTGGTGGCCCCGATATAACAGATTTTTTAGAAAAAATAGGCAAAACTAGCACTTTTGTAAGTGGTTTACGGGTAACTGATGCAGAAACAGTAACAATTGCCCAAATGGTATTAGGCGGTAAAATCAACGCTGAAATTGTAAGCCGTCTAAACAGCCTTGGCATCCCTGCCATCGGTCTCACTGGTAAAGATGCCAATCTATTAAAAGCCCATAAGAAACTAGCAGAAATACATGAAGCCAATGGCCAAACCAACCATGTAGATATTGGTTTTGTAGGTGAAGTAACTGCTGTCAATACACAGCTCATCAATGATTTACTCGATAATGGATATGTACCCGTCATTTCACCAATCGGTGCTGGTAAAGGTGAAACAACCTACAATATCAATGCAGACTATGTAGCAGCCGAAGTAGCTGGTGCCTTAGGGGCTGAAAAACTCCTCATGTTAACTAACACCAAAGGAATTTATACCTCATTAGATGACCCAAAATCCTTTCTATCGAGTATTCCTCAAGCTGAAGCGACTATCATGATTGAAAACGGTACCATCCAAGGGGGGATGATTCCTAAAGTGGAAGCCGTATTACACGCCCTCCAGTGTGGCACAAAACGAGTTAGTATCATCGACGGTCGCGAGCCACATGCCTTATTACTCGAACTATTCACCAATAAAGGAATTGGTACTGAAATTATTTAA
- a CDS encoding acetylornithine transaminase produces MNTTDIITHDKTDYFPVFARYNIVLDHGEGPFLYDANGNKYLDYLAGIAVNIVGHNYPPLVNAITEQASKMIHCSNLYYTEVQANAATKLKALSGMDKVFFANSGAEANEGAIKLARKYATAKDPEKIQIISALHSFHGRTIATLTATGQDKYHQGFGPLPAGFDYVPYGDIDALTAKVTDKTCAILLEAIQGEGGVHVPPAHYLQAVKDLCDKHDVLLIIDEIQAGMGRTGKFFAYQHFGIQPDIVTLAKGLAGGVPIGAFLSTNKLAHTFKAGDHGSTFGGNPLACAAANAVLTAIETEQLMANATTVGDYLLEQLLHLKTRYPTLITDVRGKGLMVGVELTKPGRDIVNDSLQKGLIINCTANTVLRFVPPLTITKKHVDQLISILNDVLPTHVG; encoded by the coding sequence ATGAATACAACCGATATTATAACTCACGATAAAACTGACTATTTCCCCGTCTTTGCACGGTATAACATTGTTCTTGACCATGGCGAAGGGCCATTCTTATACGATGCTAATGGCAATAAATATTTAGACTATTTAGCGGGTATTGCTGTTAATATAGTTGGTCATAACTATCCTCCATTAGTAAACGCTATTACGGAACAAGCGAGTAAAATGATCCATTGTTCCAATCTCTACTACACAGAAGTCCAAGCAAACGCTGCTACTAAGCTCAAAGCTTTGAGTGGCATGGACAAAGTGTTTTTTGCTAACTCAGGCGCTGAAGCTAATGAAGGCGCCATCAAACTAGCCCGTAAATACGCTACAGCTAAAGACCCAGAAAAAATCCAAATTATTTCAGCCCTTCATAGTTTCCACGGTCGTACCATCGCTACACTAACTGCTACGGGCCAAGACAAATATCATCAAGGTTTCGGTCCCTTACCAGCTGGCTTTGACTATGTGCCCTATGGCGATATAGATGCCCTTACTGCTAAAGTCACAGATAAAACATGTGCTATCTTATTAGAAGCAATTCAAGGGGAAGGAGGCGTACATGTCCCTCCTGCCCATTACTTACAAGCAGTAAAGGATCTTTGCGACAAACACGATGTGCTTCTCATCATCGATGAAATACAAGCTGGCATGGGCCGAACTGGTAAATTTTTTGCCTATCAACATTTTGGCATCCAACCAGATATTGTAACACTCGCCAAGGGCCTAGCTGGTGGTGTCCCTATTGGAGCCTTTCTAAGTACTAATAAATTGGCTCATACCTTTAAAGCAGGCGATCACGGCTCCACCTTTGGTGGTAATCCTCTAGCTTGTGCCGCCGCTAATGCTGTATTAACTGCCATTGAAACCGAACAGCTCATGGCAAATGCTACAACGGTAGGCGATTATCTACTAGAACAACTACTTCATTTAAAAACACGCTATCCTACACTTATCACCGATGTACGTGGTAAAGGACTCATGGTAGGCGTAGAACTCACTAAACCAGGTCGGGATATTGTGAATGACAGCTTACAAAAAGGGCTCATCATTAATTGTACGGCAAACACAGTTCTTCGTTTTGTCCCACCACTAACTATCACAAAAAAACATGTTGACCAACTCATTTCCATATTAAATGACGTATTACCAACGCATGTAGGATAA
- the argF gene encoding ornithine carbamoyltransferase produces MKHGDDFISIHDLTTEDIWQLLDLAADLKQKQKAGIPHPFLQGKTLGMIFEKSSTRTRVSFETGIYQLGGQGLFLSSRDLQIGRGEPIKDTARVLSRYVDGIMIRTFAHDTVLELAQYADVPVINALTDLLHPCQAMADMMTAMEYKGNDLAGKKLTFIGDGNNMAHSLMFACAKLGMHFTFAGPKGYEPNKEIIELAAADAKKSGGSIEILNDPMLAAENADIFYTDVYASMGQEDEYEARLKIFKGFQVNKNVLSVAQPDAIVMHCLPAHREEEITDEVFEEQAQVIFDEAENRLHMQKAIMATIM; encoded by the coding sequence ATGAAACACGGTGACGATTTTATTTCTATCCACGATCTTACTACTGAAGACATATGGCAACTATTAGATTTAGCCGCTGATTTAAAACAAAAACAAAAAGCAGGCATTCCTCATCCTTTTTTACAAGGCAAAACACTCGGTATGATTTTTGAAAAATCGTCTACCCGTACTCGTGTATCCTTTGAAACAGGTATTTACCAATTAGGAGGGCAAGGACTCTTTCTTTCTAGCCGCGATTTACAAATTGGCCGTGGTGAACCAATTAAGGATACAGCCCGTGTACTATCCCGTTATGTAGATGGCATTATGATTCGTACCTTTGCTCATGATACAGTATTAGAACTTGCCCAATATGCTGATGTGCCTGTCATCAATGCACTGACAGATTTATTACACCCATGTCAGGCTATGGCTGATATGATGACAGCCATGGAATATAAAGGTAATGATTTAGCCGGCAAAAAATTAACATTTATTGGTGATGGTAATAATATGGCCCATTCTTTAATGTTTGCCTGTGCCAAACTCGGTATGCATTTCACTTTTGCTGGCCCTAAAGGCTACGAACCCAATAAAGAAATTATTGAATTAGCCGCAGCTGATGCTAAAAAGTCAGGTGGTTCTATTGAAATTCTAAATGATCCAATGTTGGCTGCTGAAAATGCCGACATTTTCTACACAGATGTATACGCTAGTATGGGCCAAGAAGATGAATACGAAGCACGGCTTAAGATTTTCAAAGGATTTCAAGTCAACAAAAATGTTCTTAGCGTAGCACAACCCGATGCCATTGTTATGCATTGTTTACCCGCCCATCGAGAAGAAGAAATCACTGACGAAGTCTTCGAAGAACAAGCACAGGTTATCTTTGACGAAGCAGAAAATCGCTTACATATGCAAAAAGCCATTATGGCTACTATTATGTAA
- a CDS encoding biotin transporter BioY yields MKTRLLFRAALIIALLAVGARIQIPLPYFDYYTLQFTFVLLAAVILPPRYAWGSVGTYVLMGLIGIPIFAGGGGLGYIVRPSFGYLIGFIFTAGILSYLKHQYQIHSRKGYFGLNCLGIFITYLFGLSYKIAMLALYLNQAVPLDDIFHVAIAFDIPADFLMIILLSAAEVPIVNALQSLNQRALTH; encoded by the coding sequence ATGAAAACACGTTTATTATTTCGTGCAGCTTTAATTATTGCCTTATTAGCCGTAGGTGCACGCATTCAAATTCCATTACCTTATTTTGATTATTACACATTGCAATTTACTTTTGTTTTACTCGCCGCTGTCATTTTGCCACCCCGTTATGCTTGGGGTTCTGTAGGCACATACGTGCTTATGGGACTCATTGGTATTCCTATTTTTGCTGGCGGTGGTGGTCTTGGTTACATTGTCCGCCCTAGCTTCGGCTACTTAATTGGTTTTATCTTCACCGCTGGTATTCTTTCTTATTTGAAACATCAATACCAAATTCACAGTCGCAAAGGTTATTTTGGCCTTAATTGTTTAGGTATTTTTATCACCTATCTTTTTGGTCTATCTTACAAAATTGCCATGTTAGCCTTATATTTAAACCAAGCAGTACCATTAGATGATATTTTTCATGTAGCTATCGCCTTTGATATTCCAGCCGACTTTCTCATGATTATCCTCTTATCGGCCGCTGAAGTGCCTATTGTAAATGCACTCCAAAGTTTAAACCAACGTGCTTTAACACATTAA
- a CDS encoding dioxygenase, with protein sequence MAIEGQTKNINEKTPVEAMSPEGVMKSTSKRMPVLFIGHGSPMNLIEENPWTKEWEAIANITPRPKAILMISAHWYTAGSYVQGDEKPAMIYDMYGFPDPIYALQYSAHTSEALIQQIQHALGSEVTVKTNRGYDHGAYAPLLKMFPQADIPVVQLSVNYKVDARQWFALGQKLSSLRDEGVLIMGSGDIVHNLRLIDPNMGNTALPQAENFEETLLRKLDPTKENDLVGALYWERLPGAQVAAESPDHLAPLYYCLGAVLGTGNIEELSLQPLTISSHDYVWGSLSMTSLTWGL encoded by the coding sequence ATGGCAATAGAAGGTCAAACTAAAAATATCAATGAAAAAACTCCAGTAGAAGCGATGTCGCCAGAGGGCGTAATGAAGTCTACAAGTAAACGTATGCCAGTTTTATTTATTGGGCATGGTTCTCCTATGAATTTAATCGAAGAAAATCCTTGGACTAAGGAATGGGAAGCAATTGCAAACATTACGCCTAGACCTAAGGCGATTTTAATGATTTCAGCGCATTGGTATACGGCTGGGAGTTATGTACAAGGTGATGAAAAACCAGCTATGATTTATGATATGTATGGATTTCCTGATCCTATTTATGCGTTGCAATATTCAGCTCATACATCAGAAGCACTAATTCAGCAGATACAACATGCATTAGGTAGTGAAGTAACTGTTAAAACGAATCGTGGCTATGATCATGGTGCTTATGCACCATTATTGAAAATGTTTCCACAAGCTGATATTCCAGTAGTGCAGTTATCAGTGAATTATAAAGTGGATGCTCGTCAATGGTTTGCTTTAGGTCAAAAGTTGTCATCGCTACGAGATGAAGGTGTACTTATTATGGGGAGTGGCGATATTGTTCATAACTTACGGTTAATTGATCCTAATATGGGCAATACAGCATTACCTCAGGCAGAAAATTTTGAAGAAACTTTATTACGTAAATTAGATCCAACTAAAGAGAATGATTTAGTGGGAGCTCTGTACTGGGAACGCTTGCCAGGTGCTCAGGTTGCGGCTGAGTCACCTGATCATTTAGCGCCTTTATACTATTGTTTAGGTGCTGTATTAGGTACAGGTAATATTGAAGAATTATCTTTACAACCCTTAACTATAAGTTCACACGATTATGTGTGGGGTAGTTTAAGTATGACAAGCTTAACTTGGGGATTATAA
- the cas2 gene encoding CRISPR-associated endonuclease Cas2, with protein MYVLVTYDINTESTAGRRRLRQVAKVCLDYGQRVQNSVFECSVDEGQFRLLKHKLEKIIDDEVDNLRFYRLGKNYKSSIETMGQDRSYDVEGPMII; from the coding sequence ATGTATGTATTAGTGACATATGATATCAACACAGAAAGTACAGCTGGGCGACGAAGGTTACGTCAGGTGGCTAAAGTTTGTCTTGATTATGGGCAACGAGTTCAAAATTCGGTATTCGAATGTAGTGTTGATGAGGGTCAATTTCGTCTATTAAAGCATAAGTTGGAAAAAATTATTGATGATGAGGTTGATAATCTTCGCTTTTACCGTTTAGGTAAAAATTATAAGAGTAGCATTGAAACTATGGGGCAAGATCGTTCCTATGATGTGGAAGGCCCTATGATTATTTAG
- the cas1c gene encoding type I-C CRISPR-associated endonuclease Cas1c: MKVLQNTLYIMTPDIYLATAGENVVLKKEGEILGRYPLHNIQDIVTFAYSGISPKLLERCMEQGIGIAFMTSHGRLISRMQGRSQGNILLRREQYRLCDDAERALVVAKHVITAKIYNEKWTLERYIRQYSERLDTNHLKSISNTLTAYSKQCMSATNMSHLRGIEGVAQSEYFSVFDDMILNQKEAFQFTTRSRRPPLDRANALLSFMYSVLANDVASALESVGLDAYAGVMHVDRPGRISFALDLLEELRSPLVDRFVLSIINRKVINDKDFSEESNGAVLMNDEARRTVIAKWQERKKETLVHPFLEEKIPWGLVPFVQALLYARFLRGDLDAYPPFMWK; the protein is encoded by the coding sequence ATGAAAGTACTTCAAAATACATTATATATAATGACTCCTGATATTTATTTGGCAACTGCTGGTGAAAATGTAGTTTTGAAAAAAGAAGGCGAGATATTAGGCCGTTACCCGTTGCATAATATTCAAGATATTGTGACGTTTGCATATAGCGGCATTAGTCCTAAGTTATTAGAACGTTGCATGGAGCAAGGCATAGGAATTGCTTTTATGACAAGCCATGGTCGTTTGATTAGTCGTATGCAAGGTCGGTCACAAGGTAATATTTTATTACGGCGTGAGCAATATCGGTTATGTGATGATGCAGAGCGCGCCCTTGTAGTAGCCAAGCATGTGATTACAGCTAAGATTTATAATGAAAAATGGACACTAGAACGATATATTAGACAGTATAGTGAACGACTTGATACGAATCATTTAAAAAGTATTTCTAATACATTAACAGCTTATAGTAAGCAATGTATGTCTGCTACAAATATGTCACATTTACGTGGTATTGAAGGTGTGGCCCAGTCTGAATATTTCAGTGTTTTTGATGATATGATTTTAAATCAAAAGGAAGCGTTTCAATTTACAACACGGTCGCGTAGACCACCATTAGATCGAGCTAATGCGTTATTATCTTTTATGTATAGTGTTTTAGCTAATGATGTGGCTAGCGCTTTAGAGTCAGTAGGGTTAGATGCGTATGCAGGGGTTATGCATGTAGATAGGCCCGGACGAATTTCATTTGCTTTAGATTTGTTAGAAGAATTGCGTTCGCCATTAGTAGATCGATTTGTGCTGTCAATAATTAACCGTAAAGTTATTAATGATAAAGACTTTTCAGAGGAAAGTAATGGAGCTGTCTTGATGAATGATGAAGCTCGACGAACTGTAATTGCTAAATGGCAAGAGCGTAAAAAGGAAACCTTAGTTCATCCATTTTTAGAGGAGAAGATTCCATGGGGATTGGTACCCTTTGTACAAGCACTTCTATATGCTCGTTTTTTGAGAGGCGATTTAGATGCGTATCCTCCATTTATGTGGAAATAA